The DNA sequence GTAATCTTGCTTTAAAGCTGGATGAAACTGGCTTGAAGGTTTCATTCcgatttattaaaattttttttctaaattgtaaaattttacagCAATTTCTTTATTAAACATTTAAAGAAATGGATAAAAGCTTAGAAGTCTCTTATTGCAAAATAGCCTTGTCATTCTGGAACAAACATCCAAGAACATCTGAAATGAGAGTAACTCCATGAACTTTATCTCTGGTAGCATGCCTGAGTGAATTACTTTGGAAGGGCTCAATCTATGACTAGTAACATGAGAGGGACAGGAAATTGTATTGGTCTACCCTTGCAAGCCTCATATGTAtcctagaaacagaaattgataGACGAACCAAACTTTTCACTTTTGAAGAGAGGGACAGCCAACGAAATGATGCCACTGTCCAGCTGCAATATTGAATGAAGAGAAGTAGCATCACTTCGAGGATTACAAACCACCAATCACACTGAATTTATTGGATTTATGTGGAGGTACTTTGTGGGCATGTTTGACATAaaatgcgttcctccctagagttaaaaaatgattttttgaaaccGGCCCAAGTTGAATCTCATCCCAAATATATGTGCTTTGTGGATATAGATCCTCTATGGTATCACGATGCATTTGGAATGATAGGAACAGAGGCAGATTTTCAAGGGCTAAGTTCCAAATTTCCCGATATGATTCTGATTATTGAAAGATATAATGAGATGGGACAAAGCAACATTGGAATTTTGAGATATTTAAGTTTTTCCAAAGGGCTTCCAGTGGCTCGGCTTATTTTTAGTTGATCGGGAATTGGCTAATTTCTTTCACCCTACATTAGATTTACCTTTACATTTATATAATGACAAAAacctgaaaaaagaaagagtggATTATAACATAGGCCTTCTCAGGACATGGCCTAGGCATGGTGATTGCTGGTAACTATCGTGGTGCTTTGGTGCTTTGACAACCATGGATGCAGGACAAAGGTTTCTTCCGACACTCGTGGCGTAGTAGCATAATGCTTTTAACACAATTGACTACCCCTCAAATACATGCGTTTGCAAAGAAGCTTATGATAATACAATGTGGCACTGAAACAGATAACCTTAATGGTTGCTGCGCTGCCCCTTACACAATCAGAATATCAGCAATCATATGATCACACACACAGAGGTCTTAGCATCAACCTTACATTATGAATCATAAATACCTGAGTATCTCTGCAGCTATACAAAAAGGACTTTAGTAATAATTCTCTTATTACAGAAATCATTATCAGCTTTTTCTGTGAGTTTATTGTCCTTCATAAAGCTAAATTTTGTTTCGCTTGGGTTAATGGGTAGCAGGTCAGATGTTTGTGGTCACAAAAAGACCAATGAAGGGGCGTGGTAGAGAAATTATTCAACTGGGCCTCCCCATTGCTGATGCACCTCCAGAAGATGAACATATGGGTGGCACCTCCAAAGGCATGTTCAACCTGTTAGCTCTTGCTgtgatatatattttaaatccttTACAAGCTACAGATGACGTATGTCTTTAATTTGGAAATGTTTCTGGGATGTAAATCAAATTTTGCAGATCGGAAGGTGGAAGCTATCCCAGGTCTTCTGCAGGATGTTATAGATCACTTGGTTAGCTTGCAGGTTATGAATGTGAAGCCAGATTCTTGCATTGTGGATTTCTATAATGAGGTTAGAACCTGTATAAGTGCAAACAAGACTAAACTTTGTAATAATTCAGGACTAATTTTGTGGTTGATATTTGTAGGGGGATCACTCGCAGCCCTTCATGTCTCCACCTTGGTTTGGAAGGCCTGTTTGCATTCTGTTTTTGACAGAATGTGAAATGGCTTTTGGCAGAGTAATTGGAATAGACCACCCAGGTGAATATAGAGGCTGTCTCAAGCTTTCTCTTACAGCAGGGTAAGCATTTTCTGGTCACACCCCCCCTACCCTTTTTAAGCACATCAAACTGATTGTGAAATTCTGGCTGCTGTGATTAGCTTAGTATCTGTATCACTAATGGTGAGGGTGCTTAGTGCTGAAGTAGCTGTAGAACCTACACTTGATCCTTCTTCAGATGGATCATAGTATAACATCTCACAGAAACCTAGATGGCTCGTTGAATGACACCCCTGAATTCTACATAAAAAGCTTTGAAGGGAACTTTCAACTTCTTGTGTGTATGCTCAAATAGATGTCCATGGGCTGAAGTCATGTAAGCTGTAATTTATTCATCCTTAGAATTACCATAGCCCTTGGTGTGAGGGCACTGCCGACCCTCACAAGATTAAACCTGCATGCATTGAGATTTTGCTAAGAAAGAAGATGAACCATAAAGAATATTAAAAAGTGATCTATTAACTGAATGGCATCCTGATACAAAACTCTGTGGTGCTTGGATTCAAATTCATGCATGGATTTGGTTATTATTACCTATATATTACTACAGTTTTATGCGATCATCTATGGGGCCCATGCAATTTTTCTGATTAATCATCATTATTTCTGGTTCTGTATTTTCTGAAAGCATAAAATAGATTATAAGAATATTGAgccataaaatagaaactttttCTTGGTTTTTAGTAAGTATTTGGTTAGCTTCATATGATTAGGTGAAAAGTTGACCCATGTGTAGATCTGCAGACAACCATGACTTAGAATCCTATTATGTCTTTTTGGGAGAACCCTAAATGCTAGTAAGTGCAAAACCAATTGAACTGTAAAGTTTATATTCTTATTAGACTGGGTTATTATGGCTTGATATATTCTTATTGAGTTATGTTGTATCTTAGTctgtattaagaaaaaaatatatagcaaaatcTTTGTTCTCATGAAAGATGACTCATATATTGTCACTTAGCTCTTTTAGATGTGGATGTGAGAAAGGATTGACCTTCGAGCAGGTGAATGGCAGTAATTAGAACTTCTCTTAGGTACAAACATTAGAAGAGGAAAGCAAACTGGCATGGTCTTCCTTAACCAGTAGTGCGTTGACTACAATTATATGCTGCTTTTTAAGGGTTCCCATAACTGACTccagttttctttctttctggaAATGTAGATCTCTTCTCATGATGCAAGGTAGAAGTGCAGACTTTGCTAAATACGCAATCTCGGCTATTCGCAAGCAGCGGATACTCATTACCTTTACAAAGTCTCAACCAAAGAGAACCATGTCGAATGATAGTTTGCGTTTTTCCTCATCTTCTGCAACGCGACCATCATCCCCTTGGGGCCCACCAGCTTCTAGGCCGCTAAATCATGTTCACCATCCTACGGGTCCCAAGCATTATGGAGCTATCCCAGCAACTGGGGTATTGCCAGCTCCGCCCATTCGCCCACAACACCTCCCACCTCCAAATGGCATGCAGCCTCTGTTTGTGCCAGCACCAGTGGCTCCAGCTGTGCCATATGCGGGCCCAGTTCCACTGCAGCCTGCTTCAGCTGGATGGGCAGCTGTTCCTACGAGGCATCCTCCACCTCGACTCCCAGTTCCTGGCACGGGAGTTTTCCTTCCCCCACCAGGCTCTGGCCAGCCTCCACCTCCTCAAGGAGCTCAACAGCAAACGCCAGTCAATGCCACTGAAGTGAACTTTGCAGCGGAGATGCCATCTCCTCCTCCAGAGAACGAGAATGGTTTGGATAGATCCAGTAGTAATAGCAATGCTTCTCCCAAAGGTAAAGTGGAGGGGAAAGTTCAGAGGCAGGAATGCAATGGAAACATCGAAGGGAATGGTGGTGGATGGGTGATGGGGAAGGAAGAACAACCAGAGAGTGGTCTTCAGAAGGTTGGAAACAAGCCGACAGGAGAAACTAAGTAGAGAGAGTGAGGCAGGCTGTATTCTTTAAAACGCATTTGCAGAGAAAAGGGTAGGCTGCAAACTGCAAATGAGTTTGGGGCAAATGTAAAAAGCGGCAGAAAGAAAAAGGATTGGGCTGGGTTTTGATTGGGAGCTTTTAATGATTTCCCCTTCTGGGGAATTAGGGAGGGGCATGAGAACTTTTAGTTCTCTGGATTCCTCCTTGTTCCTCTTATTTTTGGTACCTTAAGAATGTCATCATCTTCTTATATGAACTTTTACACGCACAAGGAATCCATTCTCAAGTGAGCAGCAGCAACTCTTTAATCAGGTGAATAGCTAGCATATTCTGTGATAGCCTAATAGGCATGTCTTAATACGTTTGGTTTTGTGGATTCGAGTATCTCTCGTCGGAATGGACATTCCGACGGCTACTAttgatatttcattttcttttggttttggacAATCCTTTCTACTTTggtgcaacagtaaggttgctccattgtgtcTAAGTGGCCACTCCATTGTGTCCAAGTGGTCATTGGTTCAAGTCAAATTACAAGCCTTTGCAAAGCAAGGGTAACTGGCTATGCCTTTTCTCAAGTATAGGTCTGCAATGGCAAGTAATGGTCTACCTCTTGGGTTGGTTTTCGTTTTCTTCCAGGAGCGTCTTTGCCACCATGAGTGGTATTATTGAGACTGCATAGTCTCAGGTTCGGTTCCCCGTCTGTGCATCTGTGATTaaagtggagatcatggtggTGTATTGTTGTGCTAATCTTCTGAGGATTAGTTGAGGTACACGTAAATTGGCCTGGACACcatggctaaaaaaaaaaaaaacaaaaaaggctTGGGTGGGTCCTTGTTATAAGACGACTGACCACAAACCCTAGACTCTAATTTGTTTCCCTTTCACACATTAGTAAAACGTATGACTCAGAAGATGACATAGAGATCTCTATGGTCACTGATTTTCCCAACTAATAGCTTGTTTCATTCAACTTTATCAAAAGGGGTTTTGTAATTTGGAATAGTGTGGTCTAGAGTCTAGACTCCGTAGGAAGCTTAGAGGAAACGCCAAAAAACAGATTATGAATATCTCATTATTGAAAATAATTCTACATATTGAAAGCACATCTTCGTATAGGCAACAACATCTGACCAAGCTTAGAGGTTAGAGTTGGGGCGACGAATTCAAATCCCACATAATCAAATTTCTGTTACAAAAACGGTAAGGATCTCAAGCACTCCATTGATactaaaatacaaatttttaaatataaaatgatGGAAAAGAAAGGTCCAATCTAACAAAGAACAATGGACCGAGTTTCCTTAAGGTCACGGTCACCGAGCAGTGTTATCAAAGATTGAGAGCCTTGAGGGAGGGCACCATCCAATTTCCCAGCCTTAGATTCCAAAGTCCTCCTTCAACATATAAATACTGCTGCTTCTTCACCGGAGAGTAGAGAAGAAGGGAAATTTGAGGCTTTCCTTTCACATATCTCAATATATTTAGCAGGAATATATCGTCTCCATATTTAGCCATTACTGAGTAAATTCTTCCCCAATGGTATATTCCCGACATATCGTAAGTAGTTAAAGTAAATGAGAACCCCATGGTCTTACCACCCTTAATTAACCATACATCAACAGCCATGGAATATTTGTGATAATCAATTATAGCAAGAGACCCATCAATTTGAATTAAAGATCTTCTTACTATAGCCACTCTAGATTGAGGACAACAATCATCAATGGTCCAAGACTTCTCAGTGTCAACGTCAATCCCAAGAATGTAATCACCGTAGGGATGATCCAAATAATGTGTCGGCCAATAGAAGGTTCCATTCAAAAACACTGTATCTGTCATATACCGATTTTGTGGTAATCTTGGGAACCCTTCTAACTTTCTCCATGAACTTTCACCCACTGTAATTATCTCACAACATCTAAAATCCTTGTTAGGTAACTCAGAAACCCGGATCACTTTATATTTCATGGTTAAGCTATCAACTCCAAAACCAATAATATTCATTGGCCTTGAATTTGTGGGGGGCAAAAAGAGATGTGATTTGGGCAACATAAACCTCTGTCTTGTAATGGGATTAAAGAGGCAGATTTGACCATTAGCACCCTCCACTGATGCTATGCAGAGAATGCCATTGCAAGAACCCACAATATCAAGGTAACTCCCACTCAGTTCAAAACCCATTGGTATGCATCTGGCTTTCCATTCACCACCAGCTTCTCCATCTGGACTCACCATAAGTAGGCTACTCATCCTTGTCAAGTTATCGTTTGGTGATATTAGTAATGAAGGTCTAAGAACAAGAGTGGTTGGTGGATGCATCATGGATTGAGTGAAGTGGAGGTTGATGAAATAAGAATCATATCGAAAGGTAGACCAGAGCTTGCATACGCTCATGCATTGGAGTACAGATTCTATTGGAAGTCTACacaaaatatcaaaaataaTGTCTCGAGGGAGATTCATAATCATCCATATTAATGTATCCTTACCTGCACCATCTGTATTATGGTTCATCTTCCTTATTGTACTATTTCTCATCTCCTCCATATTCAccctttcttctccctttcttagGCGGCTCCTCctatgaagattttttttttttttttttgggcgaaAACTCCTCCTATGAAGATGACAAAGATGGTAATTGACTGAGCCCTTTTCAGATACTGATTTGGATTTCCTAGAAACGAGTTTATTAGGACTCTAAATTTTGAGTAATTGAGTGGGACTCAAAACTTCCAAAGCCGACCTTGATAACCCTTTATTTTTGTTGCTAAATCTGTTTCATAAGACTTTTCGATATTATTTCTGGATATTAAATACTTAAGGGCAGTTTAGTGATATCGGCTGACATTAAATTAGGGTTGGGATCGCGGAGTCCTATGTAAGTACCGTTTCATATTAGGATATGATTTCTCTCGGACGACCTAAGCTCCCAATCATCTACCTCCCACCTCTGTGAGATCGACATTTGTCTTATATTTTAATCCAACGGCGAGAGCCTTGACATTTTAAATTCTCGAAGATcacttatatcaacccaaccaTGGAAGAAAACCCATACCCGACTGTATTTCTCAATCTTCCCTGGGCTaagtagccaagagaagaatagaaaagaaaagaaaagaaaaaaaaaaagaatctagaaaagaaaggaaaagaaaagaggagaaaagaaatgagatggtgagaaaataaaaactttgtttggttactattagaagagaattttttttttttaaattttattttatattttctcatgttttcttgtattttttgacaagattttttttcttttaggagtaaaagaaaacttcacaattcccaatgtaaaatttgaaattcaaaaaatgatttttctcttGATTTAAGACATACCAAGCACAAGAGAACTTcctaagccaagaaaaaaaatacaatctcttggctaccaaacataacctaaatTCTTGTCCTCACCAAATGATTGCCAATATTGGTGAGAATGAGAGTCTGATTGCTTGTTGACCGCTTCCCAGGAGTCTAGTGTTGGTGATAATGTTGCAACGAACTAGAGTAACATGGGATAGTAATTGATGATGAGAGTGATACTGAGGGTTACATTTTCTATGTtagcttaattttttttttttttttttgggtaaggtcTATTTTAGCTTAATTAAGAGATACACGTGAGGAGGGAGGATTGGAGGATGAAAGCAGGTTGTTTGTGAAATTTTTTGCAAggggtagcattctcttgctTTTATATTCTTCAcctacacccaaaaaaaaattgtatagattaataaagaagaaagaagaagattataCAAATCAATGGTGAAAAAGGAACTCCACAACAAAAAAAGGACCTATGCCTAGTCCCTAATACTTAATCAAGCCATAAGGGATCTGAAGAGGATACAAAAGCAAAGAGAGAACCAATAACCACTGGGCACTAGGACCAATGctgataaaatcaaaattaccaTTCCACTCTTTAATCTACGTAGCACCTTGATTAAGGACACATAGCGATCAACATGACGAGAGGTCTTCTGACCACTTGGAGGATCATCCGAGGGCAATCGGGATGAATTCTTTGGCAGGTGTTCTTTCAGGATCGATTGACCACATCAAGAATATTAGAAACAACAATAGGAGGACCAACACACTTTTTTGGCCCGCCACCCTTTCATTGCTGACAGTCTCATTTTGTTGCAAACTATATAACTAATGGTTTTGTAGAGAATTTTCGAAAATAAGAGGCATGGGAATATACCAGGAATTACAAGGAGCAAAAGAACAAGTGAACAGGGGTGGGCGGATCTAGACGGATTGTCAAGAGGTGGTAGATTGGATAAAGCAAGAAAATGTGAATGGATGACTTTGGAAACTATTTAATCTACTAAATAATGGCTATTACTTTAGGACAAAGTAATTGCTCGAAAATGATCCTTGCACAGATACAGAGGTGCACAATGACCACTGTTCACCACTTGGAGGTCAGGTGCCGGATAAAAAATATTGCCCATCACTTTATGTAGGGATTTAATTAAACTGTTCGATTTGTAAAGAGATCAAGGGATGCGATATCTATTGCCCATAAGTGGGCAGTTAAGGCTAGAGTTGATCAACTCTCGGCCTATGTCAAAAATGATATTGAAACTTATTTTTTTGCAAATTAATTTAGTTTTTattacataaaaaataacagaaaattgtATTCCATGTaaactttttttatatttattttgattcttttgatattttttatatgaaaacaGAGAGCGGAAAAACAGGGTTTTCTCCATTTTGCATACACACATTAAGCCTAATGAGGCccaatatataatatattggcAAGAGGAATAAATTCATAGTTAAATCTGCAAACTGGGCAGTTTGAAACCAAACCCATTATCCCTTGCAGGTAGCATGTTTGAAAGTATAACCAAAGCCAATTCAACATATATATAATGATCAATGTGTTTGGATTCTCATGGCATAGGACAAACCAATCTTAGGGAAGATTAATCCCTTTATAAGCAGGGCAATATGGCATTTAGCACAGATCGAAGGATTAGGAGCTCCTTGGACTGTGTGTTTGAGGACTCCCAACCCTTGAATCTGAGCTACAATGTAGCACACACTATAGAGAAGCCTGATCCGCTGAAAACTCACATTGAGCCACACCGCCCACACGGAAATGTAAGACTTGACAGTTTCATTAAGGATCCCTTCATTGAAAAGGTCATTAATGTTTCCAAGAGACACTATTTTCATTTAATATTGGCATGATCAAATAAAAAGGTTCATATTAAACGTGTTAAATACATTTTCTATCAGAAAGGGCTTCTAACAATTAGGTCATAAACCCAAAGAAGGTGTCTCTAAACCAATAGTCAAACTAAACCTAGTAGTGGAAGTGTTTCTAGCCAAAAGAAGGTGTCTCTAAACCAAGAGCATTCTTTAGAGAGTTTTAGCAAAGTACAAAGGTGATATTTGATTTCTCTCCCTTAATATCGTGGCCTAACTAGCTCAGTATAGATTTCCATACTAGCTAAGCCATCAACAACTCATTAATTGCATGGCACTTCTAAGACTCCTGTATTGACATTCCCTACAATAGATTCATGGTTTTTTCTTAGGATTTACCAATCAATCGTTGCTTCCACTTcttaagggttttttttataTGCGGCTTTCCCAGCCTAGCTTCCAAGGGGCCTATTTCTTCTCCTGCGCTTTGTTGAATATActgattatttaaaaaaaaaaaaaaaaaaaaaattctaatgcCCACCGTAACTTCCTAGGTAATGATATAATAAACCATTACCATTTTAAATAAGTTCCTAGGTCATATGTAAGGACATCCAACTACAGTTGAATCCAAACTATCGAGTTTACAAAAGAGAGATAGTCTATCTTTCCAATATTGACTTACCTTATATCCAAGAGGATCGGTCATTTGAcaaagaccaacacctcaaaattaaaTTGGCCTTAACtagtattaaaataaataaataaattaacttATCTTTGCCAGATTTACCATGG is a window from the Macadamia integrifolia cultivar HAES 741 chromosome 5, SCU_Mint_v3, whole genome shotgun sequence genome containing:
- the LOC122079438 gene encoding RNA demethylase ALKBH10B-like isoform X2, translating into MQQYFSVAEVMLALQQAQWRIQQRQFDQMIVTEREFKKPTSFGAGTRQGYRSGTVKENHISSLEPHRLDVNVSVQSVNPDSDKTEEKPEKIEAVKQGEKVGRPDEKGSAEDKEGSDGITRSYVDSSSNGSTNSEGMKNENSEPGAVDGSCTSNSIGSSDALHKSDADRISNQDEKQYSASVPKTFVGTEILDGKAVNVVEGLKLYEELFDSSKISKIVSLANELRATGRRGQLQGQMFVVTKRPMKGRGREIIQLGLPIADAPPEDEHMGGTSKDRKVEAIPGLLQDVIDHLVSLQVMNVKPDSCIVDFYNEGDHSQPFMSPPWFGRPVCILFLTECEMAFGRVIGIDHPGEYRGCLKLSLTAGSLLMMQGRSADFAKYAISAIRKQRILITFTKSQPKRTMSNDSLRFSSSSATRPSSPWGPPASRPLNHVHHPTGPKHYGAIPATGVLPAPPIRPQHLPPPNGMQPLFVPAPVAPAVPYAGPVPLQPASAGWAAVPTRHPPPRLPVPGTGVFLPPPGSGQPPPPQGAQQQTPVNATEVNFAAEMPSPPPENENGLDRSSSNSNASPKGKVEGKVQRQECNGNIEGNGGGWVMGKEEQPESGLQKVGNKPTGETK
- the LOC122079438 gene encoding RNA demethylase ALKBH10B-like isoform X1 — its product is MAMPSRNVVIPDKMQFLSGSGGGGGGGGSGGEVHPRQQWFPDERDGFITWLRGEFAAANAIIDSLCHHLRFIGEPNEYDFVINCIQQRRCNWNPVLHMQQYFSVAEVMLALQQAQWRIQQRQFDQMIVTEREFKKPTSFGAGTRQGYRSGTVKENHISSLEPHRLDVNVSVQSVNPDSDKTEEKPEKIEAVKQGEKVGRPDEKGSAEDKEGSDGITRSYVDSSSNGSTNSEGMKNENSEPGAVDGSCTSNSIGSSDALHKSDADRISNQDEKQYSASVPKTFVGTEILDGKAVNVVEGLKLYEELFDSSKISKIVSLANELRATGRRGQLQGQMFVVTKRPMKGRGREIIQLGLPIADAPPEDEHMGGTSKDRKVEAIPGLLQDVIDHLVSLQVMNVKPDSCIVDFYNEGDHSQPFMSPPWFGRPVCILFLTECEMAFGRVIGIDHPGEYRGCLKLSLTAGSLLMMQGRSADFAKYAISAIRKQRILITFTKSQPKRTMSNDSLRFSSSSATRPSSPWGPPASRPLNHVHHPTGPKHYGAIPATGVLPAPPIRPQHLPPPNGMQPLFVPAPVAPAVPYAGPVPLQPASAGWAAVPTRHPPPRLPVPGTGVFLPPPGSGQPPPPQGAQQQTPVNATEVNFAAEMPSPPPENENGLDRSSSNSNASPKGKVEGKVQRQECNGNIEGNGGGWVMGKEEQPESGLQKVGNKPTGETK
- the LOC122077840 gene encoding putative F-box protein At3g20705 — encoded protein: MEEMRNSTIRKMNHNTDGAGKDTLIWMIMNLPRDIIFDILCRLPIESVLQCMSVCKLWSTFRYDSYFINLHFTQSMMHPPTTLVLRPSLLISPNDNLTRMSSLLMVSPDGEAGGEWKARCIPMGFELSGSYLDIVGSCNGILCIASVEGANGQICLFNPITRQRFMLPKSHLFLPPTNSRPMNIIGFGVDSLTMKYKVIRVSELPNKDFRCCEIITVGESSWRKLEGFPRLPQNRYMTDTVFLNGTFYWPTHYLDHPYGDYILGIDVDTEKSWTIDDCCPQSRVAIVRRSLIQIDGSLAIIDYHKYSMAVDVWLIKGGKTMGFSFTLTTYDMSGIYHWGRIYSVMAKYGDDIFLLNILRYVKGKPQISLLLYSPVKKQQYLYVEGGLWNLRLGNWMVPSLKALNL